The Oscillatoria acuminata PCC 6304 genomic interval ATATCAATTATTGAGTTGCGAATTTTCTTGAGTATTATACCTTATTGTCCTAAGATTTCCCGCAAATCTCCGACTAAATAACTGCTCTCTGAGATTGTTCAATTTAAAAGTTAGAAGTCAGGGGAGCATCTCCTGAAAGGTCGCCCTCACCCTAAATCCCTCTCCCAAAATGGGAGAGGGACTTTGAATCCGGCTCCCCTTCTCCCATTTTGGGAGAAGGGGTTGGGGGATGAGGGCCAACTGTCCTTGCAGGAGATGCTCCCGAAGTCAGAATCAATTATTCTGTTTTCTAGCGACTTTCCGGCTGCTGTCGCGTTATTGTGCCTTCTTCTATTGCTGCATTTATTTATAAACTATGGTCTTGGTAAGTCAGCTTCAATTTAATCTAGCTTCTAAAGGGTCCGATGCACCGCAATATCGATGTCGAGTCGATCTCAATCTCTATGATTCCCCGCAGTGCGAGACCCTGGCAACCCAGGCATCCGAGGGCCGTCTGCTGAGAATTGCCCTCCCTCCGACGGAGGGGGCCGTGGGGGTCAAGTTATGTGAAGATGACTATCCCGGATGGTTGGCACTTAAGGATTTGGAGAATCTGGAATTAGCCGAGTCCCCTTACCAGGCGATCGCCCGGGACCGCACCCAGATAGAACCCCAAATCCCCGCCATCATTGCCTTTACCCACCAAGCCCTGAGCGTCCCCAATCAGTACCTCTGGGGAGGAACCCTCGCCCCTAACTATGACTGTTCTGGATTAATGCAGGCCGCCTTCCGCACGGCTCAAATTTGGTTACCTCGGGATGCCTATCAACAGGAAGCCTTTACCCAACCCATTCCCCTCGACGAATTGCAGCCAGGGGATCTCATCTTTTTTGGAACGCCAGAAAAAGCCACCCATGTGGGTCTTTATCTCGGCGAGGGTCGTTATATTCACAGTTCGGGTAAAAAAGGGGGGCGCAACGGCATCGGCATCGATGTCCTCGCGGAAAACAGCGATGATCCCGTCAGTCGTCACTATTATCAGCAATTCCGGGGTGCAGGGCGAGTGTGCAAGAGTTATTTGCCTCAAGACTTGGAAACCTGAAGCGTCCGGGTCAGCTATCGTTTGAGTTTTAGTGGGATTCTGTGCTGGGCGATCACAAAAAAAAAGCCCCCCCAAGGGGGGGAGGCTAAATTGATAAAGGAATCCTATCGGAAAGATAGGATATTTAGAACTGCGCTAGTAACCAATATGCTTTGGAAAATCCCCAGATGCACTTCCGTGGGGGATTTCCAAACATACAAGACAAAATAGATCGCACCAGATACAATCGCAATCACCAAACGTGATTGCGTGTTATAATCAAACATAAAGATAGATCCTTTCTATAGTATGGGGTTTATTTTATAGGGGCCAATTTCTTGCTGCGATAGCAGAGAGGAAGGCCAACCCTGCGTCAGCAGGCTTCATCAAACAAGACCAAGGCCAACCCTGCGTCAGCAGGCTTCATCAAACAAATTGAGAATTAGGGGGAAGTTGTAACCTTTCCTCTAGTTTTCGTATGAATTTTTGGCCCCTATCACCCCATTGTAAAACAGAACTTCTAAACTTGATGGAGATTTCTCCAACGACCGAAATAATTTGGGAGTAACTCTCAATTTCTCCGCCATTACCAGGACGCAATGGCCCCTAATTTTTTCCAAATGGCCCTACTATATTCTTCTGCTGAT includes:
- a CDS encoding C40 family peptidase — translated: MVLVSQLQFNLASKGSDAPQYRCRVDLNLYDSPQCETLATQASEGRLLRIALPPTEGAVGVKLCEDDYPGWLALKDLENLELAESPYQAIARDRTQIEPQIPAIIAFTHQALSVPNQYLWGGTLAPNYDCSGLMQAAFRTAQIWLPRDAYQQEAFTQPIPLDELQPGDLIFFGTPEKATHVGLYLGEGRYIHSSGKKGGRNGIGIDVLAENSDDPVSRHYYQQFRGAGRVCKSYLPQDLET